The following coding sequences lie in one Dehalobacter sp. 12DCB1 genomic window:
- the scpB gene encoding SMC-Scp complex subunit ScpB, whose translation MLFQDTEIAALEALLFVAKEPLCMMKIAELLEIPADHVPEFLQVLRDRYEDSASGLELIELEQGFRLGTKPELAGYIEVLYKQPSQVLSNAALEVLSIIAYKQPITRGEIDFIRGVQSDRALATLVERGLVKDLGRKEGPGRPILYGTTEDFLIHFGLKSIQDLPPLEHTAEEEEASTYFEEEQSENV comes from the coding sequence ATGCTGTTTCAGGATACGGAGATTGCGGCGCTGGAAGCTTTGCTTTTTGTGGCCAAAGAACCTTTATGCATGATGAAAATTGCAGAATTATTGGAGATACCTGCCGACCATGTACCTGAATTTCTGCAGGTCCTGAGGGACAGATATGAAGATTCTGCGAGCGGTTTGGAGCTTATTGAGCTGGAACAAGGCTTCCGGCTTGGAACAAAGCCTGAACTTGCCGGCTATATCGAAGTTTTATACAAACAGCCTTCTCAGGTGCTATCGAATGCAGCGCTGGAAGTCCTGTCGATTATTGCTTACAAGCAGCCGATTACCCGCGGCGAAATTGATTTTATCCGCGGCGTTCAATCTGACAGGGCGTTGGCCACGCTGGTGGAAAGAGGACTGGTTAAAGACTTAGGACGGAAAGAAGGTCCAGGACGGCCGATCCTTTACGGGACAACCGAAGATTTTCTTATCCACTTTGGCCTGAAATCTATTCAGGATCTCCCGCCGCTGGAGCATACGGCAGAAGAGGAAGAAGCTTCAACGTATTTTGAGGAAGAACAATCAGAAAATGTCTAA
- a CDS encoding segregation/condensation protein A, producing MDDALKHAPYVEIPNFQGPLDLLLHLIQEHKLDIYDIPIALIADQFIATVRQMEALDMEVTSEFLVLAAHLLYLKSRQLLPKPQKTEEELLLEEEMKKDLVERLVTYRAFKSIASFLNAREETQGSKYFREIDLEEILSRIPPPNPLQGIVMEDLFKAFQSVLERVEKGEDIQYVQVEEIPVEMMTSDIMRRMILHPRGLKFSQLLRYGSRVEIVVAFIALLELLKEGKVRAEQGEEANEIFLVPTEKAWDFRNEESG from the coding sequence ATGGATGATGCTCTAAAACATGCACCGTATGTCGAAATCCCGAATTTTCAAGGTCCTCTGGATTTGCTCCTTCATCTGATCCAGGAGCATAAACTTGATATTTACGATATTCCCATCGCGCTTATTGCCGATCAATTCATCGCGACTGTCCGCCAAATGGAAGCGCTGGATATGGAAGTGACTTCGGAATTTCTGGTGCTGGCGGCCCATTTGTTGTACCTGAAATCACGCCAACTTCTGCCAAAACCGCAAAAGACCGAAGAGGAACTGCTGCTGGAAGAAGAGATGAAAAAGGACCTTGTGGAAAGACTTGTTACCTACAGGGCTTTTAAAAGTATTGCCTCGTTTTTGAACGCTAGGGAGGAAACGCAGGGCAGCAAGTATTTCCGGGAAATCGATCTGGAAGAGATCCTTTCTAGGATCCCACCACCGAACCCTTTACAGGGCATTGTCATGGAGGATTTGTTCAAAGCGTTCCAATCGGTTCTGGAGCGAGTTGAAAAAGGTGAGGATATCCAGTATGTGCAGGTCGAGGAAATCCCTGTGGAGATGATGACGAGTGACATCATGCGCAGAATGATCCTGCATCCCAGAGGGTTGAAGTTTAGTCAGCTTCTAAGATATGGGTCGAGAGTAGAAATTGTGGTAGCCTTTATTGCTTTGCTTGAACTGCTGAAAGAAGGAAAAGTCAGGGCGGAGCAAGGCGAGGAGGCCAATGAAATATTTTTAGTCCCAACTGAAAAAGCTTGGGACTTTCGAAATGAGGAATCAGGATGA
- the trpS gene encoding tryptophan--tRNA ligase: MRNRIFSGMRPTGSLHIGHLSVLQNWAALQDEYECYFGIVDWHALTTSYEDKLDLKALIREMALDWLSVGIDPEKSAVFIQSQVKEHAELHLLFSMFTPISWLERVPTYKDQLQQLGNEGKDLHTYGFLGYPLLQAADILVYKAKAVPVGEDQIPHIELCREVGRRFNYLYGNVFPEPQALIGKVPLLPGVDGRKMSKSYNNAISLTASTEEINVRVKQMITDPERLRKDDPGHPEVCVVSKFHRIYTPDVNRVEEECRAGKIGCVACKKYLAENIDKVLAPYRERRLFWDEDGKVEKVLQEGAEKAGITAAATMAEVRSALGI; encoded by the coding sequence TTGAGAAACAGAATTTTTAGCGGGATGCGGCCGACAGGCTCGCTGCACATAGGACATTTAAGCGTTCTGCAAAACTGGGCCGCGCTTCAGGATGAATATGAATGCTATTTTGGTATTGTCGACTGGCATGCGCTGACCACGAGTTATGAAGATAAACTTGATCTTAAGGCCTTAATCAGGGAAATGGCGCTGGACTGGCTGAGTGTTGGAATCGACCCTGAAAAGAGCGCGGTGTTCATTCAATCCCAGGTCAAGGAACATGCGGAACTTCACCTTTTGTTCTCCATGTTCACGCCGATTTCGTGGCTGGAAAGAGTGCCGACGTATAAGGATCAGCTCCAGCAGCTCGGAAATGAAGGCAAAGATCTGCATACGTATGGTTTTCTCGGTTATCCTTTGCTGCAGGCGGCGGATATTCTCGTCTACAAGGCCAAAGCCGTTCCGGTAGGAGAAGACCAGATTCCACATATCGAACTTTGCCGGGAAGTCGGACGCCGCTTTAATTACCTGTATGGGAACGTTTTTCCCGAGCCACAGGCCCTTATCGGCAAAGTACCGCTGCTGCCGGGTGTCGACGGACGAAAAATGAGCAAAAGCTATAACAACGCGATCTCGCTTACAGCCTCAACAGAAGAAATCAATGTCAGGGTCAAACAGATGATCACGGACCCCGAGCGCCTCCGTAAGGATGATCCGGGACATCCGGAAGTCTGTGTGGTTTCCAAATTCCATCGTATCTACACGCCGGATGTGAACCGGGTCGAAGAAGAATGCCGTGCCGGAAAAATCGGCTGTGTTGCCTGTAAGAAGTATCTGGCCGAGAATATCGATAAAGTCCTTGCCCCTTACCGGGAAAGAAGATTATTCTGGGATGAAGATGGCAAGGTTGAAAAAGTACTGCAGGAGGGCGCAGAAAAGGCCGGAATTACCGCTGCAGCAACGATGGCGGAAGTCCGCTCGGCGCTGGGGATCTGA
- a CDS encoding CBS domain-containing protein, with product MDGESAMIIILSHQFLDFDALAAMAAAQKLCPEAVLVIDGKYGSYVQEFLALAKEQLPYYRFKDIDLDKVEKIILVDTQEMERSIGNKNLMDRLRTIPIEIIDHHPVLEPDGRDRTVEMVGACTTILVEQIQQRGINLTSFDATLMALGIYDDTGSLLFANTTPRDLLAAAYLLEEGAELAVMAEYLQRPLTMEQKDLFQQLLDNGVIEKYHEMPVFISYAECKEYLSGLALLAHRISEFENAEIFFLVVKMEDRIYLVGRARGGSKLPLNEIVQAFGGGGHEKAASAVIKNGNTDNIIRLLREEIKLRAEKPITVRDIMSYPVKTVFQDTPIEEVGKMLLKYGHTGLPVVQNETLVGIISRRDVDKALKHGLQHAPVKGFMTRDVITVQPDLCWEEVQKLMVLHDIGRIPVVENEVLTGIVSRSDVMRLIYGSVVPTLNELARDRSMARREEILRHIAALPQDIQDDLAAIREAASKMGNQVYLVGGFVRDLLMNMPNHDLDIVVEGDGIELGRILSKKLACDKLVLHGSFGTASLIFSNGTHLDIASTRREDYDFPGALPVVEKSTLREDLLRRDFTINAMALCLNKDRFGDVIDYYGGFRDLQQKEIRFLHNLSFIDDPTRMLRAVRFAVRYEFKLAKVTSDAIPIALKEDVFAKISTDRFTEELILIYKEPKFQRMGRELIRNGVFKAWFQADYAWNFEEAESVGEQRSLTERWLFSLKNLDSTEISAVLDRLNLPKFLKKITLEYLRLKKALKLADLNDIKNVDELLAGVPLLLFNILGSDDAYTDPLKKYCLLREGIQMKTTGKDLRQLGVREGPEIGSILKQIWLAWLEGKIRTPDEEKRYVKTLLQKKRSINNG from the coding sequence ATGGATGGAGAATCTGCGATGATCATTATCCTGTCACATCAATTTCTCGATTTTGATGCGCTTGCAGCGATGGCCGCAGCGCAAAAGCTATGTCCTGAAGCTGTATTGGTGATCGACGGCAAATACGGTTCTTATGTACAGGAGTTTTTAGCGCTGGCCAAAGAACAATTGCCCTACTACCGCTTCAAAGATATTGACTTGGACAAGGTAGAAAAGATCATTCTCGTGGATACACAGGAAATGGAACGGTCCATCGGCAATAAAAATCTTATGGACAGGCTTCGGACCATCCCGATTGAGATCATTGACCATCATCCTGTCCTTGAACCGGATGGCCGGGACCGGACTGTGGAAATGGTGGGGGCCTGCACAACGATTCTGGTCGAACAGATTCAGCAAAGAGGCATTAACCTGACCAGTTTTGATGCGACGTTAATGGCTCTGGGGATTTATGATGACACCGGGAGCCTGCTTTTTGCCAACACAACACCGAGGGATCTGCTGGCAGCCGCCTATCTTTTGGAAGAAGGGGCCGAGCTTGCCGTTATGGCAGAGTATCTGCAGAGACCGCTTACCATGGAGCAAAAGGACTTATTTCAGCAATTGCTGGACAACGGCGTAATTGAAAAATATCATGAAATGCCGGTTTTTATCTCCTATGCCGAATGCAAGGAGTATCTTTCAGGGCTGGCGTTACTTGCTCACCGGATCAGTGAATTTGAAAATGCGGAGATTTTTTTCCTCGTCGTGAAGATGGAGGACCGGATCTATCTTGTCGGCAGGGCACGGGGAGGCAGCAAGCTGCCGCTCAATGAAATTGTTCAGGCTTTTGGCGGCGGGGGCCACGAAAAAGCTGCTTCAGCCGTGATTAAAAATGGCAATACTGATAATATTATCAGGCTGCTGCGAGAAGAAATTAAGCTAAGGGCGGAGAAACCCATAACTGTACGTGATATTATGAGTTATCCGGTTAAAACGGTTTTTCAGGATACCCCGATCGAAGAGGTTGGTAAGATGCTTCTGAAATACGGGCACACCGGCCTGCCTGTTGTCCAGAATGAAACACTTGTCGGAATCATCTCGCGTAGGGACGTGGACAAGGCCCTGAAACACGGGCTGCAGCACGCTCCGGTAAAGGGGTTCATGACCCGGGACGTAATCACGGTCCAACCCGATTTATGTTGGGAAGAGGTCCAGAAGCTGATGGTTTTACATGATATCGGCAGAATCCCGGTGGTGGAAAACGAGGTCCTTACCGGCATTGTGTCGAGATCCGATGTGATGCGACTTATTTATGGCAGCGTCGTGCCGACCTTAAATGAGCTTGCCAGAGACAGAAGCATGGCCAGACGGGAAGAAATTCTGCGACATATTGCAGCGCTTCCTCAGGACATTCAGGATGATCTGGCGGCAATCCGGGAAGCCGCTTCGAAAATGGGGAACCAGGTCTATCTGGTCGGTGGTTTTGTCAGGGATTTACTGATGAATATGCCGAACCATGATCTAGATATTGTTGTCGAAGGCGATGGGATTGAACTGGGCAGGATACTGAGTAAAAAACTGGCTTGCGACAAATTGGTCTTGCATGGGTCCTTTGGCACAGCCAGTCTGATTTTTAGTAACGGCACGCATTTGGACATTGCTTCAACCCGCCGGGAGGATTATGATTTTCCCGGAGCTTTGCCGGTTGTGGAGAAGTCAACCCTCAGAGAGGATTTGCTGCGGAGAGATTTCACCATTAATGCCATGGCTTTATGTTTGAACAAAGACCGTTTTGGTGATGTCATTGATTATTATGGCGGTTTTCGTGACCTGCAGCAAAAGGAAATTCGTTTCCTGCATAACCTCAGCTTTATTGACGATCCTACCCGGATGCTTAGAGCGGTAAGGTTTGCCGTTCGGTATGAGTTTAAGCTTGCCAAGGTGACGTCAGATGCGATACCGATCGCCTTAAAAGAAGACGTTTTTGCCAAAATCAGCACGGATCGTTTTACGGAAGAACTGATCCTGATCTATAAGGAACCCAAATTTCAGCGTATGGGCCGCGAGTTAATACGGAATGGTGTTTTCAAAGCCTGGTTTCAAGCAGACTATGCCTGGAATTTTGAGGAGGCAGAGTCCGTCGGTGAGCAAAGGTCATTGACTGAACGATGGCTTTTCAGCCTGAAAAATCTGGACAGTACTGAGATTTCCGCGGTTTTGGACAGACTGAACTTACCTAAATTTCTCAAAAAGATTACGCTGGAATACCTTCGGCTGAAGAAAGCCTTAAAATTGGCAGATCTTAACGATATAAAAAACGTTGATGAATTACTTGCAGGAGTTCCGTTATTGTTGTTTAATATTCTTGGCAGTGATGATGCCTACACGGATCCTTTAAAAAAATACTGTTTGCTGCGCGAGGGAATCCAGATGAAAACAACCGGAAAAGATCTGCGGCAATTAGGCGTCAGGGAAGGACCGGAAATCGGCAGCATTCTGAAACAAATTTGGCTGGCCTGGCTCGAAGGAAAAATCCGGACTCCGGATGAAGAAAAAAGGTATGTTAAAACCTTGCTTCAAAAAAAGAGAAGCATAAATAACGGCTAA